A genomic window from Streptomyces mirabilis includes:
- a CDS encoding serine/threonine-protein kinase → MGTEGENVRVIGGRYRLEARIGRGGMGVVWRATDQLLARQVAVKEVALDDSLSADEARTQRDRTLREARAVAQLHHPHIIVVHDVVEEDERPYIVMELIDGGSLAERISADGPVDAREAARIGLALLGALRRAHEAGVLHRDLKPANVLMEAGTDRVVLTDFGIAQVAGATTLTESGSFVGSPEYTAPERMSGVRTGPESDLWSLGALLCTVLSGESPFRRDSLGGILHAVVMDEIRPPAQAAPLLPVVRGLLERDPERRLDAVEAERLLRAFLETGRTPRAASAGYTPTQRDVPKRKSPVQQAAHPSPPPVPPPAAGSDRAPKRSARTTLVVAALVAAVAGAGVSAVLLVNHGGGGGGNGGGGTSTPSASSAPGTSVSASHSPSAPAAPGSSASPSPAPTVTVTRQQKPTAASGPAPSGYRTVHDPDGFSLAVPDGFTRDPQGERIFYMSPGQTFRLGIKATDPEAGGPLAVMRRSDADGPSTNPGYHDGTVTSTTHDGQPAALWEFTWNGFTTAEGARHTYDLCWEEGGRTYDVWVSAPVGKVTQAKEYFDVALDTFVAP, encoded by the coding sequence ATGGGGACCGAGGGGGAGAACGTCCGTGTGATCGGCGGCCGTTACCGGCTGGAGGCCAGGATCGGCCGGGGCGGCATGGGTGTCGTCTGGCGCGCCACCGACCAGCTGCTCGCCCGGCAGGTCGCGGTGAAGGAGGTCGCCCTCGACGACTCGCTCTCCGCCGACGAGGCCCGGACGCAGCGCGACCGCACCCTGCGCGAGGCCCGCGCGGTCGCCCAGCTGCACCACCCGCACATCATCGTCGTGCACGACGTGGTCGAGGAGGACGAACGGCCGTACATCGTCATGGAGCTGATCGACGGCGGCTCGCTCGCCGAGCGGATCTCCGCCGACGGTCCGGTCGACGCGCGCGAGGCCGCCCGGATCGGCCTCGCCCTCCTCGGCGCGCTGCGGCGCGCGCACGAGGCGGGTGTCCTGCACCGTGACCTCAAGCCCGCCAACGTCCTGATGGAGGCGGGCACCGACCGTGTCGTGCTCACCGACTTCGGCATCGCCCAGGTCGCGGGCGCCACGACGCTCACCGAGAGCGGGTCGTTCGTCGGCTCGCCCGAGTACACCGCGCCCGAGCGGATGTCCGGGGTCAGAACCGGCCCCGAGTCCGATCTGTGGTCGCTCGGGGCGCTGCTCTGCACGGTCCTGAGCGGTGAATCGCCCTTCCGCCGCGACTCGTTGGGTGGCATCCTGCACGCCGTCGTCATGGACGAGATCCGCCCGCCCGCGCAGGCCGCACCCCTGCTGCCCGTCGTACGGGGGCTGCTGGAGCGTGATCCGGAGCGGCGGCTCGACGCGGTGGAGGCGGAGCGGCTGCTCAGGGCGTTCCTGGAGACGGGCCGTACGCCGCGGGCCGCGTCGGCCGGCTACACGCCCACGCAACGGGACGTACCGAAGCGGAAGTCACCCGTCCAGCAGGCCGCGCACCCTTCCCCTCCACCGGTTCCTCCCCCTGCCGCCGGGTCCGACCGTGCCCCGAAGCGGTCGGCGCGGACCACGCTCGTCGTCGCGGCGCTGGTCGCCGCCGTGGCCGGGGCGGGCGTGTCGGCGGTGCTGCTGGTGAACCATGGTGGGGGCGGCGGGGGCAACGGCGGGGGCGGTACGTCGACGCCGTCCGCCAGTTCGGCGCCGGGCACGTCCGTGAGCGCGTCGCACTCCCCGAGCGCGCCCGCAGCGCCGGGGTCCTCGGCCTCACCGAGCCCCGCCCCCACGGTCACCGTCACCCGGCAGCAGAAGCCGACCGCCGCCTCCGGCCCGGCACCCTCGGGCTACCGGACGGTCCATGACCCGGACGGGTTCTCGCTCGCCGTACCGGACGGCTTCACCCGCGATCCGCAGGGCGAGCGGATCTTCTACATGTCGCCGGGCCAGACCTTCCGCCTCGGCATCAAGGCGACCGACCCCGAGGCGGGCGGCCCGCTCGCGGTGATGCGGCGCTCCGACGCCGACGGGCCGTCCACGAACCCGGGCTACCACGACGGCACCGTCACCTCGACCACGCACGACGGACAGCCCGCCGCGCTCTGGGAGTTCACCTGGAACGGCTTCACCACGGCGGAGGGCGCGCGGCACACGTACGACCTCTGCTGGGAGGAAGGCGGCCGGACGTACGACGTGTGGGTGTCGGCCCCGGTCGGCAAGGTGACGCAGGCGAAGGAGTACTTCGACGTCGCGTTGGACACCTTCGTCGCCCCGTAG
- a CDS encoding serine/threonine-protein kinase, whose translation MRNNGGVPYGADEPTSFVLQPPTRVAPEPTVGSAPDPVPAPHPVTATGPDLDPDPDPGTGRLIAGRYRLLGKLGHGGMGTVWRAKDETVDREVAVKEPRVPDHLPERERANVFERMRREARAAARLDHPAVVNVHDVAVVDGQPWIVMELVRGRSLGAALQEGTLGVREAARIGLEVLGALEAAHAAGILHRDVKPDNVLLGPHGRVVLTDFGIAQIEGETNLTATGGFVGSPEYIAPERVLGQRPGPASDLWSLGVVLYAATEGVSPFRRSNTPATLQSVLNSTPAPPASARGPLAEAINGLLDKDPSRRPGADRVRRMLEEAAEPPAPEPTQVVQIAGPGGKGLRVRRKPLFIGLGAVVVAAAVAAYLVFANPFAGPLPDGWKKHHETDVAATLAAPAGYQRSTPDRTSDKGHWVTYTDWSGSIWIGLTLIEKSEDTSHRIKDSSAAEMYADNDDFKGSGGYELSMPESPRTSPENAKYHGRQAAENTVGYTTTDSQNPRPREVKIFYYKTSKGDMYKLTISYPGKGDFTTRGREVARTAIANLDIDQL comes from the coding sequence ATGAGGAACAACGGGGGAGTCCCTTACGGAGCCGACGAGCCGACGAGTTTCGTTCTGCAACCGCCGACCCGGGTCGCCCCGGAACCGACGGTCGGGTCCGCGCCCGATCCAGTACCCGCGCCCCATCCTGTGACCGCGACCGGTCCCGACCTCGATCCCGACCCCGATCCCGGCACCGGGCGGCTCATCGCGGGCCGCTACCGGCTGCTCGGCAAGCTCGGCCACGGTGGGATGGGGACGGTCTGGCGGGCCAAGGACGAGACGGTGGACCGTGAGGTCGCCGTCAAGGAGCCCCGCGTCCCGGACCACCTTCCCGAGCGTGAACGCGCCAATGTCTTCGAGCGGATGCGTCGCGAGGCGCGCGCCGCGGCCCGGCTCGACCACCCGGCGGTGGTGAACGTCCACGACGTCGCGGTCGTGGACGGACAGCCCTGGATCGTCATGGAGCTGGTGCGGGGCCGTTCGCTGGGCGCCGCCCTCCAGGAGGGCACGCTCGGGGTGCGTGAGGCGGCGCGTATCGGTCTTGAGGTGCTCGGCGCGCTGGAGGCGGCGCACGCGGCGGGCATCCTGCACCGGGACGTCAAGCCCGACAACGTGCTGCTCGGCCCGCACGGCCGGGTCGTCCTGACCGACTTCGGCATCGCGCAGATCGAGGGCGAGACGAATCTGACGGCCACGGGCGGCTTCGTCGGGTCGCCCGAGTACATCGCGCCGGAACGGGTGCTCGGCCAGCGTCCGGGGCCGGCCTCCGACCTCTGGTCGCTCGGTGTCGTCCTGTACGCGGCCACGGAGGGCGTGTCGCCCTTCCGCCGCAGCAACACGCCCGCGACGCTCCAGTCGGTCCTCAACTCCACCCCGGCGCCGCCCGCTTCGGCGCGGGGTCCGCTGGCGGAGGCCATCAACGGGCTCCTGGACAAGGACCCCTCCCGCCGCCCCGGCGCGGACCGGGTCCGACGGATGCTGGAGGAGGCCGCCGAGCCACCCGCCCCGGAGCCGACGCAGGTGGTGCAGATCGCGGGTCCGGGCGGCAAGGGCCTGCGCGTGCGCCGCAAGCCCCTGTTCATCGGCCTCGGCGCGGTGGTCGTCGCGGCGGCGGTGGCGGCGTACCTGGTGTTCGCGAACCCGTTCGCGGGTCCGCTGCCCGACGGCTGGAAGAAGCACCACGAGACGGACGTCGCCGCGACACTGGCGGCACCCGCGGGCTACCAGAGATCGACGCCGGACCGGACGTCGGACAAGGGGCACTGGGTCACGTACACCGACTGGAGCGGCAGCATCTGGATCGGCCTGACCCTGATCGAGAAGTCCGAGGACACGAGCCACCGGATCAAGGACTCCTCGGCCGCCGAGATGTACGCCGACAACGACGACTTCAAGGGCAGCGGCGGGTACGAGCTGAGCATGCCCGAGTCCCCGCGGACGTCCCCGGAGAACGCGAAGTACCACGGCAGGCAGGCCGCCGAGAACACCGTCGGCTACACGACCACCGACAGCCAGAACCCGCGCCCGCGCGAGGTGAAGATCTTCTACTACAAGACGTCCAAGGGCGACATGTACAAGCTCACGATCAGCTATCCGGGCAAGGGCGACTTCACGACACGCGGCCGTGAAGTCGCCAGGACGGCGATCGCGAACCTGGACATCGACCAGTTGTAG
- a CDS encoding succinic semialdehyde dehydrogenase has translation MTDSQASEITATVKSEKTGTNPLAPAPVGARTAADVVTPELVAQLTKGVVGSGRTANHTPFTGEKLADLPESTPEDVQEAFERARKAQVAWGATPVRRRAAVLLRFHDLVLARQAEVLDLIQLETGKARLHAHEEVQAVVVAARHYGRKAPAYLRPKRHAGAMPTLTKVTELRHPRGVVGQIAPWNYPLELSVGDALPAFVAGNAVVMKPDTETCLTALWARDLLVEAGLPAEVFQVVIGDGPVVGPEVVKHADYVSFTGSTRTGREVAQGAAARLVGVSLELGGKNAMVVLEDADIDKAAAGAVRACFSSAGQLCISIERLYVHESVADAFAERFAARTKAMRLGTSLAYGADMGSLVGERQLETVTRHVEEAVAKGAKVVAGGVARPDIGPYFYEPTILDGVEAPMAVCNEETFGPVVSLYRFKTDDEVVELANSTSYGLNSSVWTKDGRRGRAVAARLRTGTVNVNEGYAPAYGSVQSPMGGMKDSGLGRRHGSEGILKYTEAQTVAQQRLLPMAPSLGMDDEKYAQFMSRSLRVMKALRLR, from the coding sequence ATGACGGACTCGCAGGCCTCGGAAATCACCGCCACGGTCAAGTCGGAAAAGACCGGCACCAATCCCCTCGCCCCCGCTCCCGTGGGCGCCCGCACCGCCGCCGACGTGGTCACGCCCGAGCTGGTCGCCCAGCTCACCAAGGGTGTCGTCGGCTCCGGTCGGACCGCCAACCACACCCCGTTCACCGGCGAGAAGCTGGCAGACCTGCCCGAGTCCACCCCCGAGGACGTACAGGAGGCCTTCGAGCGGGCCCGTAAGGCGCAGGTGGCCTGGGGTGCCACGCCGGTGCGGCGGCGCGCCGCCGTCCTGCTCCGCTTCCACGACCTGGTGCTCGCCCGCCAGGCCGAGGTGCTCGACCTCATCCAGCTGGAGACCGGCAAGGCCCGGCTGCACGCGCACGAAGAGGTGCAGGCCGTCGTCGTGGCCGCCCGCCACTACGGCAGGAAGGCTCCCGCCTACCTCCGCCCCAAGCGGCACGCCGGGGCCATGCCCACCCTCACCAAGGTCACCGAACTGCGCCACCCGCGCGGTGTCGTGGGCCAGATCGCGCCCTGGAACTACCCCCTCGAACTCTCCGTCGGCGACGCGCTCCCGGCCTTCGTCGCGGGTAACGCGGTGGTGATGAAACCGGACACCGAGACCTGCCTGACCGCCCTGTGGGCGCGCGACCTGCTCGTCGAGGCCGGGTTGCCCGCCGAGGTCTTCCAGGTCGTCATCGGGGACGGTCCGGTCGTCGGGCCGGAGGTCGTCAAGCACGCCGACTACGTCTCCTTCACCGGGTCCACCCGAACCGGCCGCGAGGTCGCCCAGGGCGCCGCCGCCCGGCTCGTCGGCGTCTCCCTCGAGCTCGGCGGCAAGAACGCGATGGTGGTCCTGGAGGACGCCGACATCGACAAGGCCGCCGCGGGCGCCGTCCGCGCCTGCTTCTCCTCCGCCGGCCAGCTCTGCATCTCCATCGAGCGGTTGTACGTCCACGAGTCCGTCGCCGACGCGTTCGCGGAGCGCTTCGCCGCCCGGACCAAGGCCATGCGGCTCGGCACCTCCCTCGCCTACGGCGCCGACATGGGTTCGCTGGTGGGGGAGCGGCAGCTGGAGACCGTGACCCGGCACGTGGAGGAGGCGGTCGCGAAGGGCGCGAAGGTCGTCGCCGGCGGCGTCGCCCGCCCCGACATCGGCCCCTACTTCTACGAGCCCACCATCCTCGACGGCGTGGAAGCCCCCATGGCCGTCTGCAACGAGGAGACCTTCGGGCCGGTCGTCTCCCTCTACCGCTTCAAGACGGACGACGAGGTCGTCGAACTCGCCAACTCCACGTCGTACGGCCTCAACTCCTCCGTCTGGACGAAGGACGGGCGGCGCGGACGCGCGGTCGCGGCACGGCTGCGCACCGGCACGGTCAACGTCAACGAGGGATACGCGCCCGCGTACGGCAGTGTCCAGTCGCCGATGGGCGGCATGAAGGACTCCGGCCTCGGCCGCCGGCACGGCTCCGAGGGCATCCTCAAGTACACCGAGGCACAGACCGTCGCCCAGCAGCGGCTGCTGCCGATGGCGCCCTCGCTCGGCATGGACGACGAGAAGTACGCGCAGTTCATGAGCCGCAGCCTGAGGGTGATGAAGGCGCTCCGGCTGCGCTAA
- a CDS encoding GMC family oxidoreductase: MSQENSVHNPDDTAYDYDVIVVGSGFGGSVTALRLTEKGYRVGVLEAGRRFTRDALPKNSWDIKNYLWAPALGMYGIQRIHLLGNVMVLAGAGVGGGSLNYANTLYVPPKAFFDDPQWKDITDWQAELKPYYDQARRMLGVRLNPTMTPSDVHLKAAAQRMGVGDSFHMAPVGVFFGDGQDADGTAKAGPGGEVEDPYFGGAGPARKACTECGECMTGCRHGAKNTLNENYLYLAEKAGAVVHPMTTVVSVTDDSQGGYAVATLPTDEKRKGEGRTLKARRVVIAAGTYGTQTLLHRMKAGGQLPYLSPRLGELTRTNSEALVGAQTDNRRYRKAHGTPKADFTQGVAITSSIHPDENTHIEPVRYGKGSNAMGGLSILQVPYAEGSSRVAGWLVNAAKHPLLVLRSLSNRRWSERTIIGLVMQSLDNSLTTYLKPKGAGKGLLTARQGHGAPNPKQIRAASEAASAVAAEINGFAGSNVGELMGTPLTAHFLGGCPIGDSRETGVIDPYHRLYGHPGISVVDGAAVSANLGVNPSLTITAQAERAMSYWPNKGEADPRPAPGAAYERLKPVEPRDPAVPADAFGALRLPFLGMPTVPPKP, translated from the coding sequence GTGTCACAGGAGAACTCCGTCCACAACCCGGACGACACCGCTTACGACTACGACGTCATCGTCGTCGGCTCCGGCTTCGGCGGCTCGGTCACGGCCCTCAGGCTCACCGAGAAGGGCTACCGCGTAGGAGTGCTGGAAGCGGGCCGTCGCTTCACCCGTGACGCGCTGCCCAAGAACTCCTGGGACATCAAGAACTACCTGTGGGCGCCGGCGCTCGGCATGTACGGCATCCAGCGCATCCACCTGCTGGGCAACGTCATGGTGCTGGCGGGCGCCGGAGTCGGCGGCGGCTCCCTGAACTACGCCAACACCCTCTACGTACCGCCGAAGGCCTTCTTCGACGACCCGCAGTGGAAGGACATCACCGACTGGCAGGCGGAGCTGAAGCCGTACTACGACCAGGCCCGCCGCATGCTCGGCGTGCGGCTCAACCCGACGATGACCCCTTCCGACGTCCATCTCAAGGCGGCCGCGCAGCGGATGGGCGTCGGCGACAGCTTCCACATGGCGCCGGTCGGCGTCTTCTTCGGCGACGGGCAGGACGCGGACGGCACGGCGAAGGCCGGGCCCGGCGGTGAGGTGGAGGACCCCTACTTCGGGGGCGCCGGACCCGCCCGCAAGGCGTGCACCGAGTGCGGCGAGTGCATGACCGGCTGCCGGCACGGCGCGAAGAACACCCTCAACGAGAACTACCTGTACCTGGCGGAGAAGGCGGGCGCGGTCGTGCACCCGATGACCACCGTCGTGTCCGTCACCGACGACTCGCAGGGCGGATACGCCGTCGCCACCCTGCCCACGGACGAGAAACGCAAGGGCGAGGGGCGGACGCTCAAGGCGCGCAGGGTCGTCATCGCCGCGGGTACCTACGGCACGCAGACCCTGCTGCACCGGATGAAGGCGGGCGGCCAACTGCCGTACCTCTCCCCGAGGCTGGGCGAGCTGACCCGCACCAACTCCGAGGCGCTGGTGGGCGCGCAGACCGACAACCGCCGCTACCGCAAGGCGCACGGCACGCCCAAGGCCGACTTCACCCAGGGTGTCGCCATCACCTCCTCGATCCACCCGGACGAGAACACCCACATCGAGCCCGTCCGCTACGGCAAGGGCTCGAACGCCATGGGGGGCCTGTCCATCCTCCAGGTCCCGTACGCGGAGGGCTCGTCGAGGGTGGCGGGATGGCTGGTGAACGCGGCGAAGCACCCGCTCCTCGTGCTCCGCTCGCTCTCCAACCGCCGCTGGTCCGAGCGGACCATCATCGGTCTGGTGATGCAGTCGCTGGACAACTCCCTGACGACCTACCTGAAGCCGAAGGGCGCGGGGAAGGGCCTGCTGACGGCCCGGCAGGGGCACGGCGCGCCCAACCCCAAGCAGATCAGGGCCGCGTCCGAGGCCGCGTCCGCCGTCGCCGCGGAGATCAACGGGTTCGCGGGCAGCAACGTGGGCGAGTTGATGGGAACGCCGCTGACCGCGCACTTCCTGGGCGGCTGCCCGATCGGCGACTCCCGGGAGACCGGCGTGATCGACCCGTACCACCGGCTGTACGGCCACCCGGGCATCTCCGTCGTCGACGGTGCCGCGGTCTCCGCGAACCTCGGGGTGAACCCGTCGCTCACCATCACCGCCCAGGCCGAGCGCGCGATGTCGTACTGGCCCAACAAGGGCGAGGCGGACCCGCGCCCGGCGCCGGGGGCGGCGTACGAGCGTCTGAAGCCGGTCGAGCCCCGGGACCCGGCGGTACCCGCGGACGCCTTCGGCGCGCTGCGGCTGCCGTTCCTGGGGATGCCGACGGTGCCGCCGAAACCGTAA
- a CDS encoding LAETG motif-containing sortase-dependent surface protein, with translation MKLRRAMALAAATAAIAPLALLSAPAAFATDESSSPTATASESASESASATPTETTPAPTATTSASATETAPTSSASATTSTSATPAPSTSTSPEPSDTPQPEPSECQDSKVDVSISGLPGKIAAGSGWHKFSLNVLNNSKSTLNELGFFAGASSDKAGDDLFQSKKVQLQAYNEDTKAWEAVDSEGYAVGYVGYTDELKPDYEVDIPLRINVKSSAPVGAGFSLGASIYGDADGSCTGFGEVAYKFQIVSAGTDTNGTKPQEGGQVPVSDKPADKGNTPVVNGSLAETGSSSALPTIALVGGLAVVAGAGAVFVVRRRKSGDATA, from the coding sequence ATGAAGCTTCGCCGTGCCATGGCCCTTGCGGCCGCAACGGCAGCAATAGCCCCGCTGGCGCTGCTTTCTGCGCCGGCCGCATTCGCGACGGACGAGAGCTCCTCCCCCACCGCGACGGCGTCCGAGTCCGCGAGCGAGTCCGCGTCGGCGACCCCGACCGAGACCACTCCCGCGCCCACCGCGACCACGTCCGCGTCGGCGACCGAGACCGCTCCGACTTCGAGCGCCTCCGCCACCACTTCGACCTCCGCGACTCCCGCGCCGAGCACGTCGACGTCTCCCGAGCCGTCCGACACGCCGCAGCCCGAGCCGTCCGAGTGCCAGGACTCCAAGGTCGACGTCTCCATCTCCGGCCTGCCCGGCAAGATCGCGGCGGGCAGTGGTTGGCACAAGTTCTCCCTGAACGTGCTCAACAACTCCAAGTCCACCCTGAACGAGCTCGGCTTCTTCGCCGGCGCGTCCTCCGACAAGGCGGGCGACGACCTCTTCCAGAGCAAGAAGGTCCAGCTCCAGGCGTACAACGAGGACACCAAGGCCTGGGAGGCCGTCGACTCCGAGGGCTACGCGGTCGGTTACGTCGGCTACACCGACGAGCTGAAGCCCGACTACGAGGTCGACATCCCGCTCCGTATCAACGTGAAGTCCAGCGCCCCGGTGGGCGCCGGCTTCTCCCTCGGCGCCAGCATCTACGGCGACGCCGACGGCTCGTGCACGGGCTTCGGCGAGGTCGCGTACAAGTTCCAGATCGTCTCCGCGGGCACCGACACCAACGGCACCAAGCCGCAGGAAGGCGGCCAGGTTCCGGTCTCGGACAAGCCGGCCGACAAGGGCAACACCCCGGTGGTCAACGGCAGCCTCGCCGAGACCGGCTCCAGCTCCGCCCTGCCGACCATCGCCCTCGTCGGCGGTCTCGCCGTCGTCGCCGGTGCCGGTGCGGTGTTCGTGGTGCGTCGCCGCAAGTCGGGCGACGCCACCGCGTAA
- a CDS encoding chorismate mutase, which produces MPIRGTSSQEEPTMADVLDKTGARTDEAADVITGARERIDALDDRIIGLVQERMAVSKVIQEARIESGGRRVNLSREMEILAHFRDALGKPGTSLAMTLLELCRGRV; this is translated from the coding sequence CTGCCGATCCGCGGCACCTCATCCCAAGAGGAGCCCACCATGGCCGACGTACTCGACAAGACCGGCGCCCGTACCGACGAGGCCGCAGACGTGATCACCGGCGCCCGTGAACGCATCGACGCCCTCGACGACCGGATCATCGGCCTCGTCCAGGAACGGATGGCCGTGTCGAAGGTGATCCAGGAGGCCCGGATCGAGTCCGGTGGCCGCCGGGTGAACCTCTCACGCGAGATGGAGATCCTCGCCCACTTCAGGGACGCGCTCGGCAAGCCCGGCACCTCGCTCGCCATGACGCTGCTGGAGCTGTGCCGCGGCCGCGTCTGA
- the guaA gene encoding glutamine-hydrolyzing GMP synthase, which yields MPEASPAAPDTVLVVDFGAQYAQLIARRVREARVYSEIVPSTMPVQEMLAKNPAAIILSGGPSSVYAESAPRLDRAIFESGVPVFGMCYGFQLMATTLGGTVDNTGAREYGRTPLHVSKSGSTLFEGTPDEQSVWMSHGDACSAAPEGFTVTASTDVVPVAAFENDEKKLYGVQYHPEVMHSTHGQQVLEHFLYRGAGLTPNWTTGNVIDEQVALIREQVGDKRAICGLSGGVDSAVAAALVQKAIGSQLTCVYVDHGLMRKGETEQVEKDFVAATGVQLKVVDAQERFLTALKGVSDPEEKRKIIGREFIRVFEQAQAEIIAEAAEGEDVAFLVQGTLYPDVVESGGGTGTANIKSHHNVGGLPEDLEFELVEPLRKLFKDEVRMVGQELGLPDEIVQRQPFPGPGLGIRIVGEVTKERLDLLREADAIAREELTAAGLDRDIWQCPVVLLADVRSVGVQGDGRTYGHPIVLRPVSSEDAMTADWSRLPYEVLAKISTRITNEVADVNRVVLDVTSKPPGTIEWE from the coding sequence GTGCCAGAAGCGTCCCCCGCCGCCCCCGACACCGTCCTGGTCGTCGACTTCGGTGCGCAGTACGCCCAGCTCATCGCCCGCCGCGTCCGCGAGGCCCGGGTCTACAGCGAGATCGTGCCGAGCACCATGCCGGTCCAGGAGATGCTCGCCAAGAACCCCGCGGCGATCATCCTCTCCGGAGGCCCCTCGTCGGTGTACGCCGAGAGCGCCCCCCGCCTCGACCGAGCGATCTTCGAGTCAGGCGTCCCCGTCTTCGGCATGTGCTACGGCTTCCAGCTGATGGCGACGACCCTCGGCGGCACGGTCGACAACACCGGCGCCCGCGAGTACGGCCGTACGCCCCTGCACGTCTCCAAGTCCGGATCGACCCTCTTCGAAGGCACCCCGGACGAGCAGTCGGTGTGGATGTCGCACGGCGACGCGTGCAGCGCCGCCCCCGAGGGCTTCACGGTCACGGCGTCCACGGACGTCGTCCCGGTCGCGGCCTTCGAGAACGACGAGAAGAAGCTGTACGGCGTCCAGTACCACCCGGAGGTCATGCACTCCACGCACGGCCAGCAGGTGCTCGAGCACTTCCTGTACCGCGGCGCGGGCCTCACGCCGAACTGGACGACCGGCAACGTCATCGACGAGCAGGTCGCCCTCATCCGCGAGCAGGTCGGCGACAAGCGCGCCATCTGCGGTCTCTCCGGCGGCGTGGACTCCGCCGTCGCCGCCGCCCTCGTACAGAAGGCCATCGGCTCCCAGCTGACCTGCGTGTACGTCGACCACGGCCTGATGCGCAAGGGCGAGACCGAGCAGGTCGAGAAGGACTTCGTGGCCGCGACCGGCGTACAGCTGAAGGTCGTGGACGCGCAGGAGCGCTTCCTCACCGCGCTCAAGGGCGTCTCGGACCCCGAGGAGAAGCGGAAGATCATCGGCCGGGAGTTCATCCGGGTCTTCGAGCAGGCCCAGGCGGAGATCATCGCCGAGGCCGCGGAGGGCGAGGACGTCGCCTTCCTGGTCCAGGGCACGCTCTACCCGGACGTGGTCGAGTCCGGTGGCGGCACCGGCACGGCCAACATCAAGTCCCACCACAACGTGGGCGGCCTCCCCGAGGACCTCGAGTTCGAGCTCGTCGAGCCGCTGCGCAAGCTGTTCAAGGACGAGGTCCGGATGGTCGGGCAGGAGCTCGGTCTCCCCGACGAGATCGTCCAGCGCCAGCCCTTCCCGGGCCCGGGCCTCGGCATCCGGATCGTCGGCGAGGTGACGAAGGAGCGGCTCGACCTGCTCCGCGAGGCCGACGCCATCGCCCGCGAGGAGCTCACGGCGGCCGGCCTGGACCGTGACATCTGGCAGTGCCCGGTGGTCCTGCTCGCGGACGTCCGCAGCGTGGGCGTCCAGGGCGACGGCCGCACGTACGGCCACCCGATCGTGCTGCGCCCCGTCTCCTCCGAGGACGCGATGACCGCCGACTGGTCCCGCCTCCCGTACGAGGTCCTCGCCAAGATCTCGACCCGCATCACCAACGAGGTCGCGGACGTCAACCGAGTCGTCCTCGACGTCACGAGCAAGCCCCCGGGCACGATCGAGTGGGAGTAG
- a CDS encoding pyridoxamine 5'-phosphate oxidase family protein, with the protein MSAANGLAESPAEEVNPARWGTFAATEPSLARSVEERFGAFPHHVLATLRKDGSPRTTGLEVRFLRGELWLGMMPDSLKALDLRRDPRFALQANPGPGTAMGGGDVRISGRAVEVGDGAAKAAYVKEVEPPEPFHLFRTELTEVVRTYVEDDTYLVVQVWTPGEPVRTLRRT; encoded by the coding sequence ATGAGCGCTGCCAACGGCCTTGCCGAAAGCCCTGCCGAAGAGGTGAACCCCGCGCGCTGGGGCACCTTCGCCGCCACCGAACCCTCACTCGCCCGGTCCGTCGAGGAGCGTTTCGGGGCCTTCCCGCACCACGTCCTCGCGACCCTCCGCAAGGACGGTTCGCCCCGGACCACCGGCCTGGAGGTGCGTTTCCTGCGCGGCGAGCTGTGGCTCGGCATGATGCCGGACTCGCTCAAGGCACTCGACCTGCGCCGCGACCCGCGCTTCGCGCTCCAGGCGAACCCGGGGCCGGGCACGGCGATGGGGGGCGGGGACGTCCGCATCAGTGGACGGGCCGTCGAGGTCGGCGACGGGGCGGCCAAGGCCGCGTACGTGAAAGAGGTGGAACCGCCGGAGCCGTTCCACCTCTTCCGCACCGAGCTGACGGAGGTCGTACGGACCTACGTCGAGGACGACACGTATCTGGTCGTCCAGGTCTGGACGCCCGGAGAGCCGGTGCGGACTCTCAGGCGGACCTGA